The DNA sequence GGCGACCAACGCCTCCGGATCGAGAGCGAACGGAAGACCGCCACGCTTGGCGTCGTTGGGGCAGGAGAGGTTGATCTCGAACCCGACGAACCCGTCGGCGTCGTCCAGGCGCGCGACCACATGCTCGTACTCGTCGGCATCATGACCCGCGACGCTCACGAAGACACGGGGACGCCGGACGTGGTCCCGAAGCCACGGGAGCTTCGATCGTTTCACTTCATCCACGCCGGGGTTCGCCAGCCCGATGGAATTCAGCATACCGGCATGGAACTCCGCCACCCGGGGCGCGGGGTTGCCCCCTCGCGGCTCCCGCGTCACGGATTTGGTGACGAAGCCCCCCAGTGCTTCCAGGTCCGTGACCTCGACCAACTCCTGTCCGAAGCCACAGGTTCCGGCCGCCAGCAGCACAGGGTTTGGGAAGCGGGTTCCGAAGAGCTCCTGTTCGAGCCTCATCGCCCCACCGGGGCGTTCAGCGCTGCCGACCCGGTCGGATACTGCTCGAAGAAGCGCTGAACCGCCGTGGCGAGCGCACCGGCCGCGCTCTCCTGGAACTCGGGCCGGCCCAGGAGCCGCTCTTCCCCCGCATGCGTCAGGTAGCCCACCTCGATCAGGACGGCCGGCATCAGCGCGTTCGTGATCACAGCGAATGGGCCCTGCTTGACCCCGCGGTTGCGTCCGGGATGCACCTGCTCCAGGTCCTCGCCCAGGACCTCGGCGAGGTGGGCTGACCAGTGTTGGTAGTCGAGGTTGCGCAGTTCTCCGAGGATCTGCCCCAGCTCGTCGGGCGCTGGTCCCGACAGGACGGTCTGATCCGCAGCGTTTTCGATGGCCGCCACGCGGCGCTCGTCGTCGGTGCGAGCCTCGGAGAGGTAGTAGATCTCGAAGCCCCGCGTGGCCCGGGACGCGGGCAGCGCGTTCGCGTGGATGCTCAGGAAGATGCCGGGTCGATCACCCTTCACGAGCGTCGCCATTTCGCCGCGGCGCCAAAGCGGGACCCGCACGTCCCGGTCGCGGGTCAGATGGACCTCGATCGTCGAGTCACGGGCCAGCTCCTGGGCGAGCGCTCGCGCGATGCCGAGCGCCACGTCCTTCTCCCGCACGCCACCACTGCCGATCGCACCGGGGTCTCGCCCCCCGTGGCCCGGGTCGATCACCACCACTCTCGACGCGCGCGTCTGCACGGGTGGCGGCGGCGGCCTCAGGGCCACCTGCGTTTCAAACAGGGTGCGCGTTGCCGGATCGAACCCGAACCCCGGCACGCGATCGGGGAAGAAGTCGACGAGCAACTGGACGGGCACCAGAACCTGACCGCGCTCCACGTAGGGCGCATCCGTGAACTGCAGTAGGTCGTCGTCCCAGCGGAAGTAGGGCGTGCCCACGGCAAGGCGGATCCGCCCCCCGTTCACGCCGATGGAGACGGTATCCCGATGGCGCTCGACCGGCCAGCCGAAGTGGGCCAGCTCGGTCGCGTCGAAGGCGGCGAAGCCACGGCGGTCGTCGACCGCCACGGCCTCCGACTCCCGACCTCCCAGCCGGATCCACACGTCGGGGGCCTGCGCGACTCCAACACCGGGCTGTCCCCAGGCGGCGAGTCCGAGCAGAAGTGCCAGCCGCTTCATCCGCGCCGCCCCAGCGCCCGGGCGGCATCGCGCTCCTGCATGCGCTCCCGGATGCTGTCGCGCTTGTCGTGCAACTTCTTCCCGCGGCCGAGGCCCAGAGCGACCTTGGCCCGGCCTCTGCGGAAGTGGATATCCAGGGGGACCAGGGTCAGCCCCTTCTCCTCGACCCGCCCCACCAGCTTGCGGATCTCTTGGCGGTGCAACAGCAGCTTGCGGGGGCGTACCGGGTCGAGGTTCCAGCGGTTCGCTTCCTCGTAGGGGCTGATGTGCAGGCTGTGCAGCCACACCTCCCCGTCCTGGACGCGCGCGAACGCGTCCTGAAACGCCACCTTGCCCTGACGGAGCGACTTGACCTCGGGACCCGTCAGCACGATCCCCGCCTCCCACTCATCGAGAATCTGATACTCGTGGCGGGCTTTCTTGTTGCGGGCCACGACCTGGACCGCCCCTTCATTGCTCACAGCGCGGCTCGGCTCAGTAGATGAGGACCGGCGTGCCGACCTCGACCCGGTGGTAGAGGTCCCGCGCCGCTTCGTTCGTGAGGCGAATGCATCCGTGCGAGACCCTCCGGCGCTCCGGGTCGGGATTGAGGAGAAGACCGGGCGAGTTGGTTCCGTGGATGGCCAGCCCGTCTCCGAGGTAGAGTGCCGTGGTCCCCATCACGCCGGGAATCCGTCGGGAGGGGTGGTCCTGCGGAGGGATGCGGATCCCTTTCTCGACGTAGTACCAGTCCGGTGCCTCCCAAACGGGGTCCTTCTCCATTCGGCGAACACGAAAGAGACCCTTGGGGGTTGTGAACTGCCAACGCTTCCCCTGGCCCGACAGCCGAAACCCCGTCCCGGTTCCGGCCGGCGCCGACCAGATGATCCGACCCCCCTCCATCAGAAGGACCCGGTTCTCGGCGAGATGGACCACGATGTAGGGACCCGCATGATCCAGCAGGGGCTGATCGAGCTCGAGACCGTGCTCCACCGCCCGGGTGCGGTAGAGGGTCCCGTCGTCGCCGTCGAGGAGCTGGGCACCGACCGGCACGGCCGAAGCCCAGGCGGCGGCGACCACTGTGGTCGCGCCCCACCGGGAAAGGCGCCTCATCCGTGCGATCCGGGCTCTCATCATCCGTCCAACCTGGTTCTCCCTGCGGGTCGTCCGCAGGGTCCCCCTATTGTGGCACCCGCTCAACGAGGGGGCGACCCGCCGGGGAAGCCTCCCCTGAAACGGCGGCTTCCTGTTCCCCGTTCAAGATGCGTTCCGCGGCGAGGGGTCCCAGGCCGTTGAGGACCACCGACGCCTCGCCGCCCAGCACGAAAGCCACGGACGCGTAGTACAAGTAGAAGAAGAGCACCGCCAGGGTCGCCAGGTTCCCGTAGGTGCTGGAAAAGTCCGCCACGTTCCGGATGTACCAGGCGAACGCCTCTTTCAGCACCGTCAGGCTCACCGCCGTGATCGTGGCCGCGGTCAGGGTCGTCCGCCGAGGAAGTCGGCCCAGGGGGACCACCCGATAGATCACCAGCAGCAGGATCCACATGAACAGGAGCTCCAGCGCAGCTCCGGCACCCTCGTTCACCCAGCGGCTCGGAGCGAGCCCCGCTCGCTCGGAAAGCAGGCCGATCAGCTGCGACGTACCGCGGGCCAGGCCGAGCCCCAGGATGATGAAGGAGGCCCCGACCAGCACCATGCGGAAATCGAACCATTTCCCCGCCACCAACGACCGGTCGACTCTCTGATCGAAGACCCGCCTCAGGACCGAGCGCAGCGTCCCGACCAGCCGCGTGGAGATCCAGACGAGAACGAGGGCACCCGCGAGGGACAGGCCGGCGCTGCGGTCGACCACCCCGCCCACCGTATCCTCGAGTGCCGCCACCAGGTCGGGGTCCACCGCGCCGCGGGGCAGGAGTCGTAGAACCAACCCCACGGCTCCCGCGCCCGGATCGACGAAGCGGGCCCGCAGCACCCAGCCGGTCACGCCGGCGGCGAGCAGGAGGATCGGCACAATGGCGATCACCAGATTGAAGGTGATCGCGCCCGCCATGAAGAAGATGTCGTCGCGGTACGCCTTGCCGATGAGGTCGCGGATGAAGCGCCACCCGCGGGCCGCGCGGGTCACGACTCGCTGTCGGCGTCCCCCGGGACTTCGCGGGCGGCGGTGCGTGCGGCGTCAATCCCCGCACGGTACGCCGCCTTGGTCTGCTCGAGGCGACGTTCGAGGTCGCCGCGCGCGTCGCGCGCGGCCTGCCGTCCGGAGTCGATCGCCCCGCGCACGTCGTCCACCCGTGAATGGAGTTCCTCGCGTGCGTCGTCGACGCGCTGTCCGAGGGCTCGACTCGCATCGCGCACGCGTTCCTCGGCGATGCCCTTCCATTTACGGGCCTGGGCCTTCAACTCGGCCTGCGTCTCCTCTCCCGAGCGCGGAGCCAGGAGGAGGGCCACGCCGGCGCCGAGCAGCGCTCCGAGTACGAACGACCCGAATCCGCTGCCACCCTTCTCGACGATGATATAGGGAGATTCCCCGCGCTCGCTCATGGTACGACTCACGAGTTTGAAGGAGATCCGGGGGCCTTCCAGAAGGCGCGTCCGGGTAGATTGGAAGGTAACCCACCCCTCCGGGCCGGTACAGGAGCGGCTCCGCACAGGAGCCGTGCCACCACGGCGTCAGGGCTTCCCCCCGGATGGGATCCGCAACCGGCGGCCGCGTAGCGAGCCGCCCTACCCCTGCCAGGTGTGTGCGGTCCGCTCCGGCGGAAGGGGATCGATCTCGTGTCCGGCCCGGCCCAGCAGGCCGTACGTGAGTCGCTTCCCCAACTCGACGCCGGGCTGATCGAGGGGATCGACACCATAGAGCGCTCCCGCCAGGACCGTGGCATGCTCGAACAGCTGGAACAGCCCACCGAGCGAGGCGGTGTCCAGGGCCGGGATGGTCAGCGTCAGCGAAGGCCGTCCGCGCTGCCGCAGGGCCTCCGTCGTCGCGCGGCGCTCGGTGTCCAACAAGGTGGCCACCGAATGCCCCGACAGATAACGCGCAGCCTCCACGTCCGTGTGTACGTCGGGGATCGTCAGCGTCTCGGCGAAATCGCGCACGGCCAGGAACACGACACACTTGTCGCGCGGACCCTCCATGAAAAGCTGCACCTGCGCATGCTGATCGGTCGCCCCCACGGCGGGGAGCGGCGTGGGCCCGATCCCCTCCCCTCCCTTCTCCTTGCCCAGGGACTCCGCCCACAACTGCTGGAACCAAAGCGCGAACGAACGAAGGCGGCTCGAGTACGGCATCAACACATGGATGGGTGTCCCGTGCTCGACGTCCCACGCGTGCAGGAGCGCCGCCAGCAGGGCGGCCGGATTGTCCTCCAGCTCGGGACTCCGACACCGTTGGTCCATGGCAGCGGCGCCGGCCATCAGCGCCCGCAAATCGATCCCGGTGAGCGCAGCAGGAAAAAGGCCCACGGGGGAAAGCACCGAGAAACGACCTCCCACATTGCCCGGCACCGCCAGCGTGGGGATTCCCTCTCGCTGCGCCAGCTCGCGCAAGGGACCTCGCTCTGGATCGGTGGTGAACACGAAATGGCCGCGCGCCGCGTCGGCGCCCACGGCTTGATCCAGGATCCGACGCATCACCAGATAAAGCGCCATGGTCTCGGCGGTGGAGCCCGACTTGCTCACGACGTTGAACAACGTCCGCGTGGGCTCGATCACCGCCAGCAGATCCGAGACCACGGCGGGATCCGGGTTGTCGAGGAAGTACAAGCGGGGAAAATAGTCCCGTGCCTCGGCGCTACGCTCGTTCCAGTAGGGCCCCAGGAGCGCGTCGCGCATGGCCCAGGCCCCCAGGGCGGAGCCACCGATGCCGATGACGACCACCGTCTCGAACCACTGCCCGAACCCGTCGGCCAGTCCCTGGACCGCCGCCACGAGGTCCTGTCGACCCGGCAGCTCCATGAAACCCAGTCGGCCTTCCCGCTCGCCGGAGGCAACGACGCCCTGCGCCTGCTCCACCTCCTGCCGCAGGGAGGACTGCAGGTTCTGGGGGGTCGGGCCGCGCCCCCCCAGGGCGTCGGCGAGGGCATTGGCGTAGTCGAGGCTCCAACCCGTCAAGTCGTTCATTCCGGGATCTCCACCGTCAAACCGTCGTAGGCCGGAGCGATCCCGGGAGGCAACGACTCCTCGAGCTCGCCATGCCGTACCCGATGCGTCAGATGTGTCAGGAACGTCCGCTCGGCACCGATGCTCTGGGCGGCCGCCACGGCTTCCTCGATGTTGAAGTGTGTGGGGTGCGGGCGTCCGAACCAGAGCGCGTTCAGGACCAGCACCTTGACGCCGCGCAGGCGCTCGACCACCAGCGGGGGCAGCGCCTTTCCGTCCGTGATGTACCCCAGCGCGCCGACGCGCAGTCCATACACGGTGAAGGCGCCGTGGGGAACCGGCAGCGGCTCGACGATGCGACCGAGAACGTCGAGGCGACCTTCGGGATCGACCTCGACCAACCGTACATGAGGTTTGGACGTGCCTTCCGCGACCTGCACCGCCGCGTCGAAGATGTAGGGGAAGCGCGCGTGGAAGTACCCGGCGGTGCCCTGCGGCACGTAGGCGGGCACGTCCCGGCCACCCCGGAACGAGAACGCCCGCAGATCGTCGATGCCGTGTATGTGGTCCGCGTGCGCATGCGTGAACCACACGGCGTCGACGTCGTTCACGTCCGCGGCGAGAAGCTGCATCCGCAACTCGGGTGGGGTGTCGATGAGCAGTCGCTTGCTTCCCCACTCCACCAGAGCACCGTGCCGGGTGCGCCGGTCGCGCGCGTCCTCGGACCGGCAGGTCTCACAGGCACAGCCCACCACTGGGACGCCGAACGACGTGCCGGTGCCCAGGAAGGTCAACTTCACAGCGACTCGATCCGCAGCGTGTTGGTCGAGCCGGTTCGATGGAACGGGAACCCCGACGTGACGACGATCGACTGGCCGGGCTGACCCACGCCCGAGTCGATCACGGCCCGGCGCCCGATTTCCGTCAGGGCTTCGTAGCTCACCTCCTCGGGGTCTGCCAGGACCGGCACCACACCCCATACCAGCGATAGCTCGCGGTAGCGAAGCGGATCCGTGCACACGCCGAAGATCGGCACGGGCACGCGATAGGACGACACGAGGCGGGCGCTGAACCCGCTGCGCGTGATTACGACGATGGCCGGGGCTTTGAGGCGGCGCGCCGCTTCCGCCGTGGCGGAGGCGATCGCATGTTCGCGCAACGAGGCACCGTGGCGCTGGACGTCCGACCCCAGCGCGCCCAGACGAAGCGCCAGGCGCTCGGCACCGGCCCTCTCCACTTCGGTGGCGATGCGCACCATCGCTCGGACCGCGCCCACCGGGTAGGCACCGACCGCCGTCTCTCCGGACAACATGACAGCGTCGGTTCCGTCGAGGATCGCGTTGGCGACATCGGAGGCTTCCGCCCGGGTCGGTCGCGGGTGCTCGATCATGGATTCGAGCATCTGCGTGGCGGTGATGACCGGCCGGCCAAACAGGTTGGCGGCCTGTACGATCCGCTTCTGGGCCAGCGGTACCTGCTCGAACGGGAGCTCTACGCCCAGGTCGCCACGCGCCACCATCACGGCGTCGGTCGCCGCCAGGATGGCCTCGAGGTCCCCCAGCGCGATCGCCATTTCGATCTTGGCGACCACGAGCGCCCGTTCGGCCACGAGCTCTTTGAGTCGGATCACGTCTTCGGCGCTGCGTACGAACGAGAGCCCGACGAATTCCACGTTGTGCTGGAGGGCGAATTCGAGATCCGCGAGGTCTTTCTCGGTCAGCGAGGGAGCCCCCAGGGCCACCCCGGGGAGGTTCATGCCCTTGTGGCTCTTCAGCGGTCCGCCCCGCAGCACCTCGAACTCGGCCCGGGACCCCTCCACCCGCAGGCAGCGGAGCTCGAGGAGTCCGTCGTCCAGGAGCAGGAGATCGCCCGCCCGCACCTCCGTGGCCAGTGGTGCATAGGTGGTGGGGAGGTCGCCGGGGCCGGCATCGCCCTCAGGCGCGAAGACCACGCTCGATCCCTCGACGAGATCCACGGGCTGGGCGAGGTGCCCTACCCGGATGCGGGGCCCCTGGAGGTCGGCCAGGATCCCGACGGGCCGTCCCGCCTCGGCGGCCGCGGTCCGGATCACGTCCACCAGGGCGGCATGCTCCTCGTGCGTGCCATGAGACATGTTGATCCGGGCGACATCCAGACCGGCCGCCACCAGCGCCCGCACGGCCTCGGGGCTTCGGGAGGCGGGACCGAGCGTACAGACGATCTTCGTGCGGAGCGACATGCGTTCCCGAGGCTGAGTCGCGGCGGATGGGACCTCCGGGGAGGAGGCCGACGCGCCCGAAACGTGCCGACAGCGCCCACCGCAATCAAGACACGGAACCCCCGTTGGGGTGGCGAGTACCGGGGGCGTCGAGCGGCGAGCCGAGCGAATCCGGTGCCGGCCGTTGAGCGCGCGACGAGTCACGAAGGGAGGCAGGGCCTGGGGCACGCGCAGTCGAGGACCCTCTGGGTCGAGGACGAGGAGGGCGGGAAGAAGCTGGTGGAGGCCCTCGACTCGTCTGCACGGCTCGCCGTCGATACGGAAGCCGCGGGTTTCCATCGCTACTCCGACCGCATCTGCCTGCTCCAGCTCTCGACCGAGTCGGACACCTTCGTCATCGACACGCTGGCGTTCAATCCCGGGTCGATCCTGGCGCCGGCCTTGGCCGACCCCGATCGCACCGTCCTGCTCCATGGCTCCGACTACGACCTGCGACTCCTGGACCGGGATCTGGGTCTACGTGTCCGCTCCATCGTCGATACGCAGGTCGCTGCCGCGCTTTCTGGAGAGCAACAGACCGGCCTCTCGGCGCTCCTCGAACGCCACCTCGGCATCTCGCTCTCCAAGAAGTATCAACGCGCTGATTGGGCCCAGCGGCCCCTCTCCACCGAACAACTCGCCTATGCGGCCGCCGATACGCGCAGCCTGGGCGACTTGTGGGACCTCCTCCGTGAGCGCCTGGTCGAGCTGGGCCGGCTGCACTGGGTGGAAGAGGAGTTCGAACTGTTGGAGCAGATCGGCTGGGCGGGCGACGAGGAGCCGCTCGACCCCGTGACCCGATTCACCGGGGCACGCAAACTCGATCTCCCCACGCTGGAAGGCCTGCGCGCGGCCTGGGGCTGGCGTGACGCCCTGGCGCGCGAACGGGACCGCGCTCCCTTCCGGATCGCGGAAGACCGCGTGCTCGCCGAGGTGGCGACGGGTCGGATCGACTCCACCGAGGAACTGGCGGGGCTGCGCGGCATCTCCAAGACCGTGGCCCGCGGGCCCGGTGCGGAGTTGCTGGAGCGGGTGCGCTCCGCCCGTGCGACACCCGTCGCGGAGATCGCCCCCTATCCACGCAGGAGCGGGGGCCGGGCCGATCGCCCCACCCGCGAAGTGGAAGAGCGCTTCGAGCGACTCAAGGCCGCCCGTAACCAGCGGGCCGATGAACTGGGTCTGGATCGGGGACTGCTGGTACCCAACGCGGCGCTGATGGAGATCGCGCGGGGCGCGCCCGGTACCATGGGTGAGTTGAAGGCCCTTCCCTCCGTCAAACGCTGGCAGGTGGAAGCGGCCGGAGATTCACTGTTGGAGGCAGCCCGAAACACGAAGCGCCCCCGCTGAGTTCAGCAGGGGCGCTCTCGCCAGCAGAGTCGGGGCGCCGTCAGGCAGCCGCAGCCCCCTCTTCCTTACGCTTGCAATCGATGCAGTAGCGCGCATGAGGTAGGGCGTCGAGACGCTCGAATCCCACCTCTGCT is a window from the Gemmatimonadota bacterium genome containing:
- the pyk gene encoding pyruvate kinase, whose product is MSLRTKIVCTLGPASRSPEAVRALVAAGLDVARINMSHGTHEEHAALVDVIRTAAAEAGRPVGILADLQGPRIRVGHLAQPVDLVEGSSVVFAPEGDAGPGDLPTTYAPLATEVRAGDLLLLDDGLLELRCLRVEGSRAEFEVLRGGPLKSHKGMNLPGVALGAPSLTEKDLADLEFALQHNVEFVGLSFVRSAEDVIRLKELVAERALVVAKIEMAIALGDLEAILAATDAVMVARGDLGVELPFEQVPLAQKRIVQAANLFGRPVITATQMLESMIEHPRPTRAEASDVANAILDGTDAVMLSGETAVGAYPVGAVRAMVRIATEVERAGAERLALRLGALGSDVQRHGASLREHAIASATAEAARRLKAPAIVVITRSGFSARLVSSYRVPVPIFGVCTDPLRYRELSLVWGVVPVLADPEEVSYEALTEIGRRAVIDSGVGQPGQSIVVTSGFPFHRTGSTNTLRIESL
- a CDS encoding glucose-6-phosphate isomerase (catalyzes the formation of D-fructose 6-phosphate from D-glucose 6-phosphate) gives rise to the protein MNDLTGWSLDYANALADALGGRGPTPQNLQSSLRQEVEQAQGVVASGEREGRLGFMELPGRQDLVAAVQGLADGFGQWFETVVVIGIGGSALGAWAMRDALLGPYWNERSAEARDYFPRLYFLDNPDPAVVSDLLAVIEPTRTLFNVVSKSGSTAETMALYLVMRRILDQAVGADAARGHFVFTTDPERGPLRELAQREGIPTLAVPGNVGGRFSVLSPVGLFPAALTGIDLRALMAGAAAMDQRCRSPELEDNPAALLAALLHAWDVEHGTPIHVLMPYSSRLRSFALWFQQLWAESLGKEKGGEGIGPTPLPAVGATDQHAQVQLFMEGPRDKCVVFLAVRDFAETLTIPDVHTDVEAARYLSGHSVATLLDTERRATTEALRQRGRPSLTLTIPALDTASLGGLFQLFEHATVLAGALYGVDPLDQPGVELGKRLTYGLLGRAGHEIDPLPPERTAHTWQG
- the smpB gene encoding SsrA-binding protein SmpB, whose product is MSNEGAVQVVARNKKARHEYQILDEWEAGIVLTGPEVKSLRQGKVAFQDAFARVQDGEVWLHSLHISPYEEANRWNLDPVRPRKLLLHRQEIRKLVGRVEEKGLTLVPLDIHFRRGRAKVALGLGRGKKLHDKRDSIRERMQERDAARALGRRG
- a CDS encoding N-acetylmuramoyl-L-alanine amidase; translated protein: MKRLALLLGLAAWGQPGVGVAQAPDVWIRLGGRESEAVAVDDRRGFAAFDATELAHFGWPVERHRDTVSIGVNGGRIRLAVGTPYFRWDDDLLQFTDAPYVERGQVLVPVQLLVDFFPDRVPGFGFDPATRTLFETQVALRPPPPPVQTRASRVVVIDPGHGGRDPGAIGSGGVREKDVALGIARALAQELARDSTIEVHLTRDRDVRVPLWRRGEMATLVKGDRPGIFLSIHANALPASRATRGFEIYYLSEARTDDERRVAAIENAADQTVLSGPAPDELGQILGELRNLDYQHWSAHLAEVLGEDLEQVHPGRNRGVKQGPFAVITNALMPAVLIEVGYLTHAGEERLLGRPEFQESAAGALATAVQRFFEQYPTGSAALNAPVGR
- a CDS encoding HRDC domain-containing protein, translated to MPAVERATSHEGRQGLGHAQSRTLWVEDEEGGKKLVEALDSSARLAVDTEAAGFHRYSDRICLLQLSTESDTFVIDTLAFNPGSILAPALADPDRTVLLHGSDYDLRLLDRDLGLRVRSIVDTQVAAALSGEQQTGLSALLERHLGISLSKKYQRADWAQRPLSTEQLAYAAADTRSLGDLWDLLRERLVELGRLHWVEEEFELLEQIGWAGDEEPLDPVTRFTGARKLDLPTLEGLRAAWGWRDALARERDRAPFRIAEDRVLAEVATGRIDSTEELAGLRGISKTVARGPGAELLERVRSARATPVAEIAPYPRRSGGRADRPTREVEERFERLKAARNQRADELGLDRGLLVPNAALMEIARGAPGTMGELKALPSVKRWQVEAAGDSLLEAARNTKRPR
- a CDS encoding MBL fold metallo-hydrolase, whose amino-acid sequence is MKLTFLGTGTSFGVPVVGCACETCRSEDARDRRTRHGALVEWGSKRLLIDTPPELRMQLLAADVNDVDAVWFTHAHADHIHGIDDLRAFSFRGGRDVPAYVPQGTAGYFHARFPYIFDAAVQVAEGTSKPHVRLVEVDPEGRLDVLGRIVEPLPVPHGAFTVYGLRVGALGYITDGKALPPLVVERLRGVKVLVLNALWFGRPHPTHFNIEEAVAAAQSIGAERTFLTHLTHRVRHGELEESLPPGIAPAYDGLTVEIPE
- a CDS encoding YihY/virulence factor BrkB family protein; this translates as MTRAARGWRFIRDLIGKAYRDDIFFMAGAITFNLVIAIVPILLLAAGVTGWVLRARFVDPGAGAVGLVLRLLPRGAVDPDLVAALEDTVGGVVDRSAGLSLAGALVLVWISTRLVGTLRSVLRRVFDQRVDRSLVAGKWFDFRMVLVGASFIILGLGLARGTSQLIGLLSERAGLAPSRWVNEGAGAALELLFMWILLLVIYRVVPLGRLPRRTTLTAATITAVSLTVLKEAFAWYIRNVADFSSTYGNLATLAVLFFYLYYASVAFVLGGEASVVLNGLGPLAAERILNGEQEAAVSGEASPAGRPLVERVPQ
- a CDS encoding YtxH domain-containing protein, with the protein product MSERGESPYIIVEKGGSGFGSFVLGALLGAGVALLLAPRSGEETQAELKAQARKWKGIAEERVRDASRALGQRVDDAREELHSRVDDVRGAIDSGRQAARDARGDLERRLEQTKAAYRAGIDAARTAAREVPGDADSES
- a CDS encoding L,D-transpeptidase, which produces MRRLSRWGATTVVAAAWASAVPVGAQLLDGDDGTLYRTRAVEHGLELDQPLLDHAGPYIVVHLAENRVLLMEGGRIIWSAPAGTGTGFRLSGQGKRWQFTTPKGLFRVRRMEKDPVWEAPDWYYVEKGIRIPPQDHPSRRIPGVMGTTALYLGDGLAIHGTNSPGLLLNPDPERRRVSHGCIRLTNEAARDLYHRVEVGTPVLIY